The following is a genomic window from Labeo rohita strain BAU-BD-2019 chromosome 11, IGBB_LRoh.1.0, whole genome shotgun sequence.
TGTCATGGACTTTTCTTGaaactttcactttcagttttgtGTTTCCGATCCCATAACTGCATTAACgcctacaattttttttaaagtataataaaatacaaatatgaattcatatatactgtatcatattaacatttttatctgTCTTCAGAGGAGTGAACACTTTCTCACCAGAGGGAAGGCTTTTTCAAGTAGAATATGCCATTGAAGCCATTAAGGTAGaccttttttgtaataatacgTGAAGTTTTACTCAAATTAACTACTAgatgtgtttaaaatgtctgCTAATTTGATATGCAACACTATTAGAAGTCAAATATTTTCTCAGGTTGTAGTAAGTGAATATTGGAGCTAACTTTATTTGCTTTTGTGGGTTTTTCCAGTTGGGGTCCACAGCCATTGGCATTCAGACAGCGGAGGGAGTGTGTCTCGCTGTGGAGAAGAGAATAACATCTCCTCTGATGGAGCCCAGCAGCATTGAAAAGATTGTAGAGATTGACACTCATATTGGTAAGATGAATGCTTAAagagagagttcacccaaaaaatgaaaattataaatataaaaccgTAAAATCCCTGTttatcttcagaatacaaattaagatattactGATGAAATCCGAGCGCTTTCAGACCCTACGTAGGCAGCaccgcaactgacatgtttaaatTCTGGTAAGATCGTAAGGACATGGTTAAAAAAGTTCATGTGATGTCAGTGGTTTAAAccaagctacaaaaatactttttgtgtgcaaaggaaacattgactattttatcaatgtccttactagctttcagggccttgaacatgtcagttgtgttgctgtccatgcagggtcagaaagtacttggatttcatcaaaaatatcttaatttgcattctgaagatgaacaaagctagggccttgaacgtgtcagttgtgttgctgtccatgcagggtcagaaagtacttggatttcatcaaaaatatcttaatttgcattctgaagatgaacaaagatcttatggTTTGGCATGAgatgagtaattgatgacagaattaatttttatgtgaactgaccctttaaaataacacattttccaTGTGTATAAGTGTAATAAAGCTAGTTGTGAATTatcatgttcattttttaatacaggCTGTGCCATGAGTGGCTTAATAGCTGATGCAAAAACACTTATTGACAAAGCAAGAGTGGAAACACAGGTCAGTGAATGTTTCTTAAATCTGTATTGTCAATGCTGTGATTACTCagtgggtttcattcatacagaAAGTGTTCTTGCACCAAATGCTGTGTATTTTGAGCATTCTCGTGTCTCTGCAGAACCATTGGTTTACCTACAATGAGACGATGACAGTGGAGAGCGTAACGCAGGCTGTGTCTAACCTCGCTCTGCAGTTTGGAGAGGAGGACGCTGACCCTGGCGCTATGGTATGACCGTCGTACTTCTATTTATTGCACTGGCTTTCAATTCTCTCCAGGACAATATTCTGTGGTTGTAGTTTGATTAcaaatatccacctttttttaatctttagaGCCGTCCTTTTGGTGTCGCTCTGCTTTTCGGAGGTGTGGATGAGAAAGGTCCCCAGCTGTAAGTACACTCTCTCTGTCTTTAGTATTGTTTGTAACatttagctaataaaataaatatatatatatatatatatatatatatatatatatatatatatatatatatatatatatatatatatatatatataatatatatattcttttttttattagctaAATGTTAACAtgcaacatgcaaaaaaaaaaaaaaaatatatatatatatatatataaatttttttttcattaattactcctgTTGTTCCAAAACAGTAATaccttttgttcatcttcagaacacaaattaagatatttttgacgaaactgagagctttctgaccctgcatagatagcattgtagctaccacattcaaggcccaaaaatgTAGTAGGGGTATCATTAAAAttttccatgtgacatcagtggttcaaccttaattttatgaagctgtgaAAATGCGTCGAGTGAcccagaagagaagaaattgttgaataaagttgttattttagctttttttgcacacagaaagtattctcgtagcttcataaagttatgattgaaccactgatgtcacatggactattttatcaatgtccttactacctttctgggccttgaacgtgtcagttgcattgctgtctaagcagtgacagaaagctcttggatttcatcaaaaatatcttaacgaagatgaactaaggtcttacgggtttaaaacgacttgagggtgagtaattaatgacagaattttaattctAAGTTATTTCTGATGTTTTAACCTACTGAATGATGTGCATTACCAAAAAAATTAGCGATGcactattaatttaaataaaaccatgTCATGATACAGTTAAGTGGAGTTATTACCAATCACCAAGgctgtgatttaattaaatatgtgcaTGGGACACAAGCACAGCACttcttttataattttttttattagtaaaatcACAATGTGTTTTTTCCCTCCACTCAAATGATGCAACTCTACTAGAAATCAATATCAGAAGCATTATAatctttattaaaattgtaagttttaatttattaggtACTCGTAGAGACTTGTTTGGTTTGTATAGTTATAAATCACACCAAATTTCTTTTAACAGATACCACATGGATCCTTCAGGCACTTTTGTCCAGTGTGATGCCAGGGCTATCGGCTCAGCATCTGAAGGAGCTCAGAGCTCTCTGCAGGAGGTTTACCACAAGGTACATTCACCCACTTTTCTGCTTCATCTGCATttcctttttattgttttatggtAAAGTTAATGATGAAATAGTAGTTTCGATGCTTACTTTAAATGCACATCTCAGCATCCCTTGAGCCAGCACAAACTTTCCTACTCATCCattgctaaaaatgtttttaccctcaggccatccaatatGTAGATGacatttgctcaccaatagatcctctgcagtaaatgggtgccatcagaatgagaatccaaacagctgataaaaatgtcaccataatccacaagtaatccacgccactccagtccatcagttaacatcttatgAAGCGAAAAGCTGTGCGTTTGTAATAaactaattcattcaaatagttttttttgttttgttttttttatcttcaaaccattgcttccagctaaaacacAAGTCCTCTGTCCATAACATTGCTTTCTCCTGTGAAAAGAGAAATGtacacagatcaagcactgtttacaagcaaaaacatgcccaaaacagttttaaacaaatattttggttGGTTTTAATGTTAGAaagactttttcactggaggaagcgttgtATTTTGACCAGAGgtgacagacaaacacacatcttTTCACCTCACAGGAtgttaattgatagactggagtggtgtggattacttgtggattattgtgatgtttttatcagctgtttggactcggCACCCATCtactgcagaggattcattggtgaACAAGCgacgtaatgctaaatttcttaatctgttctgatgaagaaacaaacccatctaCATCTTGGGTGGTCTGAGATTtcaacaaatgttaatttttggatAACCTGTTATAATACAATacttcatgtatttttttctatcaTGCAAAATCAATTCCACATGTCCATGTGTATGTAGCTAGTCTAAGCTCTAACTGAGCCATCTGACCCATAATGCCACAGCCAGGTTATTTTTAAGAGGGTAGAGTAAAGTGTTTCTCCTAAGAGAATACTACAGCAGCAAATTGAGCCATGTGCTTAGGAAATAAGAGTCCTTTTTTAAATCTACCCCACCCATCTTCTCATTCCAGTATGTCATGCCTCTACTAGTGTAACTTTAGTCACCAGACTCTCCCATGTGATCCTGCAATCTAATAAGCAGCAGCCGGTGTCCAAAAGACTTCCCCATAAATCTAATTGCTTCCAAAGAAATTCCAGTTTCAAGCACTGGTCTCATTTCCTTTCCCCACCAAatgtttataaattgtatttatctCTTTCAGTCCATGACGTTAAAGGATGCCATCAAGTCTTCTCTCACTATCCTGAAACAagtgatggaggagaaactCAATGCCACTAACATTGAGGTAATACACAAGGGCTTAACCTCACATGGTCATGTGAAatataattcaatttaaaagtaTATGAAGTTCTGACAGTTTCCTTGTCTCTGCCTGCAGCTTGCCACAATAGAGCCCGGCAAGACCTTTCACATGTACACAAAAGAAGAGCTTGAGGATGTCATCAAGGATATCTAGAGCTGAACAGAGCTCTGCAAAGCCTGACTGATGTTCAATATGAAAAATCCAGTCTAATTTTGTGTGAATCACCACACAGCAATTGCATATGTAATATTCTGGCTGCATCCTACGGTTTGCCTGTTCAGACAGGAATTGTG
Proteins encoded in this region:
- the psma5 gene encoding proteasome subunit alpha type-5 — encoded protein: MFLTRSEYDRGVNTFSPEGRLFQVEYAIEAIKLGSTAIGIQTAEGVCLAVEKRITSPLMEPSSIEKIVEIDTHIGCAMSGLIADAKTLIDKARVETQNHWFTYNETMTVESVTQAVSNLALQFGEEDADPGAMSRPFGVALLFGGVDEKGPQLYHMDPSGTFVQCDARAIGSASEGAQSSLQEVYHKSMTLKDAIKSSLTILKQVMEEKLNATNIELATIEPGKTFHMYTKEELEDVIKDI